In Onychostoma macrolepis isolate SWU-2019 chromosome 04, ASM1243209v1, whole genome shotgun sequence, one DNA window encodes the following:
- the pdzrn4 gene encoding PDZ domain-containing RING finger protein 4 isoform X1, with amino-acid sequence MGCNLCTLQKREEHYKLLYEIAQVNGREFSKSGHEGTVEAMRKDPIMVQVLRRGPSARNQNSLQEVCVVDVCTQTDITFEHIMALAKMRPTTPPVPDICPFLLSDSCHSIQTMEHEYFDCPEYVASTQAEVDRAVEFECEEIELCRMNSQEKLGLTLCYRTDDEEDTGIFVGQVELNSIAARDGRIREGDRILQINGHDVQNREEAVALLSNEISRSIVLLVTRPEGQMDGSWLDEDHQDFLEELKMEILEEQKKEGILQTAGCVKRSKRHEDASASTDTATCSSTILEKDSGVKCSFEESSEPELLSHPQTWTQRQLRDRWEAGSHLVPMDTVSLTRQEKGQEGKLSENGVECDHFQQLLELKCQIRNSGECGLVYRRSSTIECSLTEQGGVARELHMLNEELRSIELECQSIMQAHQLRRSKHDSPRADKESRLRRAKLADINEHPERLQSEKLRDKDSSSAYNTAESSRSTPLGTEGSPDHSLQHRVHLTNQRNLRSTQHLQSPYNSPILSLPSQSSPTCSRAHTYTSSTPPLQTPITSPGSQGPSQAFSSSLEQSPSNPSESDPALPADDERCERERNRNRIATARHSQSPYHSNTTITQPPSTRHYQSYLQLLQQHSSSSLEYSQSQLSLLSLRGRPGPSPPGRLEWKVKVRADGTRYVARRPARDRILRERALRIREERSGGMTTDDDTVSELKMGRYWSKEERKQQLARAREQRRRREFMQRSRLECLRETMGTASGEVSILELSHKKMLKKRNKKILDNWMTIQELMSHGARAPEGTKVHNAFLSVTTV; translated from the exons GTGAATGGGCGTGAATTTTCCAAGTCTGGACATGAGGGAACGGTGGAGGCCATGCGGAAGGATCCCATCATGGTGCAGGTGTTGAGGCGGGGGCCCTCGGCCCGGAACCAAAACAGTCTACAGGAAGTGTGTGTGGTGGATGTGTGCACTCAGACAGACATCACCTTTGAGCACATCATGGCTCTGGCTAAGATGAGACCCACCACCCCACCTGTGCCAGACATCTGCCCCTTCCTGCTGTCGGACAG tTGTCATTCCATTCAGACTATGGAGCATGAATATTTTGATTGTCCAGAGTATGTGGCCAGCACTCAGGCAGAGGTGGACAGGGCAGTTGAATTTGAGTGTGAG GAGATTGAACTCTGTCGAATGAACAGCCAGGAAAAGCTGGGTCTTACTCTCTGTTACCGCACTGATGATGAGGAAGATACAGGCATTTTTGTTGGCCAG GTCGAGCTCAACAGCATAGCTGCGAGGGATGGACGCATCAGAGAGGGAGACAGAATTTTACAG ATAAACGGTCATGACGTGCAAAACAGGGAAGAGGCTGTCGCTCTCCTCTCAAATGAAATTTCCAGATCCATAGTGTTACTTGTCACCAGACCTGAAGGACAG ATGGATGGAAGCTGGCTTGATGAAGACCATCAAGATTTCCTAGAGGAGCTGAAGATGGAGATTTtagaagaacagaaaaaggagGGAATTCTTCAAACAGCTGGTTGTGTAAAGCGG TCTAAAAGACATGAGGATGCCTCAGCAAGTACCGATACAGCAACATGCTCCTCTACCATTCTGGAGAAGGACAGTGGCGTGAAATGCAGCTTTGAGGAGAGCTCCGAACCTGAATTGCTCTCTCATCCTCAAACATGGACTCAAAGACAACTTCGGGACAGGTGGGAAGCGGGCTCGCATTTGGTTCCTATGGACACCGTAAGCTTGACCAGGCAGGAGAAGGGTCAGGAGGGCAAGTTGAGCGAGAATGGAGTGGAGTGTGACCATTTCCAGCAACTCCTGGAGCTCAAGTGCCAGATCCGTAATAGTGGAGAATGCGGGTTGGTCTACAGGCGAAGCAGTACTATCGAGTGCAGCCTGACGGAGCAGGGCGGAGTGGCACGGGAGCTGCACATGCTCAACGAAGAGCTGCGCAGCATTGAACTTGAGTGCCAGAGCATCATGCAAGCCCACCAGCTGCGCAGGAGCAAGCACGACTCTCCTCGAGCAGATAAGGAAAGTAGACTGCGTCGTGCCAAGCTTGCGGATATCAACGAACACCCTGAGAGACTACAAAGTGAGAAGCTCAGAGATAAAGACAGCTCTAGTGCCTACAATACAGCCGAAAGTTCCCGCTCAACTCCACTGGGAACAGAAGGTTCACCAGATCACTCTCTACAGCATCGAGTCCACCTGACCAATCAGAGGAACCTTCGGAGTACCCAACACTTGCAGAGTCCCTACAATAGTCCCATCTTGTCTTTACCCAGCCAAAGTAGCCCTACTTGCAGTCGTGCCCATACGTACACCAGCTCCACACCACCCTTACAGACCCCCATCACCAGTCCTGGTTCACAAGGACCCAGCCAGGCCTTCTCCAGCAGCTTGGAGCAAAGCCCCAGCAACCCCTCGGAGTCCGACCCAGCGCTTCCAGCTGATGATGAGCgctgtgagagagaaagaaaccgGAATAGGATTGCAACCGCTCGGCACTCCCAATCACCCTACCACAGCAACACCACAATAACCCAGCCTCCCAGCACACGACACTACCAGAGTTACCTGCAGCTCCTACAACAAcattcctcttcctctctggaGTACTCCCAGAGCCAGCTTAGCCTCCTCAGCCTCCGTGGACGGCCTGGACCCTCGCCACCTGGCCGACTTGAATGGAAGGTCAAAGTACGAGCAGATGGAACTAGGTATGTGGCACGTCGGCCCGCACGGGACCGCATCCTGCGCGAAAGAGCCTTACGGATCCGGGAGGAACGCAGTGGTGGGATGACTACAGATGACGACACAGTCAGCGAGTTGAAGATGGGCCGGTACTGGAGTAAAGAAGAACGCAAGCAGCAGCTAGCACGGGCCAGAGAACAAAGGCGCAGGAGGGAGTTCATGCAGAGGAGCCGGCTTGAGTGCCTCAGGGAGACCATGGGGACGGCAAGTGGAGAGGTCAGCATCCTGGAGCTCAGCCATAAGAAGATGCTGAAGAAACGAAACAAGAAGATCCTTGACAATTGGATGACCATTCAAGAGCTCATGAGCCATGGAGCACGAGCACCTGAGGGCACCAAAGTTCACAATGCCTTCCTGTCAGTCACAACAGTTTAG
- the pdzrn4 gene encoding PDZ domain-containing RING finger protein 4 isoform X2, with product MTPAGSEEEIQQVNGREFSKSGHEGTVEAMRKDPIMVQVLRRGPSARNQNSLQEVCVVDVCTQTDITFEHIMALAKMRPTTPPVPDICPFLLSDSCHSIQTMEHEYFDCPEYVASTQAEVDRAVEFECEEIELCRMNSQEKLGLTLCYRTDDEEDTGIFVGQVELNSIAARDGRIREGDRILQINGHDVQNREEAVALLSNEISRSIVLLVTRPEGQMDGSWLDEDHQDFLEELKMEILEEQKKEGILQTAGCVKRSKRHEDASASTDTATCSSTILEKDSGVKCSFEESSEPELLSHPQTWTQRQLRDRWEAGSHLVPMDTVSLTRQEKGQEGKLSENGVECDHFQQLLELKCQIRNSGECGLVYRRSSTIECSLTEQGGVARELHMLNEELRSIELECQSIMQAHQLRRSKHDSPRADKESRLRRAKLADINEHPERLQSEKLRDKDSSSAYNTAESSRSTPLGTEGSPDHSLQHRVHLTNQRNLRSTQHLQSPYNSPILSLPSQSSPTCSRAHTYTSSTPPLQTPITSPGSQGPSQAFSSSLEQSPSNPSESDPALPADDERCERERNRNRIATARHSQSPYHSNTTITQPPSTRHYQSYLQLLQQHSSSSLEYSQSQLSLLSLRGRPGPSPPGRLEWKVKVRADGTRYVARRPARDRILRERALRIREERSGGMTTDDDTVSELKMGRYWSKEERKQQLARAREQRRRREFMQRSRLECLRETMGTASGEVSILELSHKKMLKKRNKKILDNWMTIQELMSHGARAPEGTKVHNAFLSVTTV from the exons ATGACCCCAGCCGGCTCTGAAGAAGAGATTCAGCAG GTGAATGGGCGTGAATTTTCCAAGTCTGGACATGAGGGAACGGTGGAGGCCATGCGGAAGGATCCCATCATGGTGCAGGTGTTGAGGCGGGGGCCCTCGGCCCGGAACCAAAACAGTCTACAGGAAGTGTGTGTGGTGGATGTGTGCACTCAGACAGACATCACCTTTGAGCACATCATGGCTCTGGCTAAGATGAGACCCACCACCCCACCTGTGCCAGACATCTGCCCCTTCCTGCTGTCGGACAG tTGTCATTCCATTCAGACTATGGAGCATGAATATTTTGATTGTCCAGAGTATGTGGCCAGCACTCAGGCAGAGGTGGACAGGGCAGTTGAATTTGAGTGTGAG GAGATTGAACTCTGTCGAATGAACAGCCAGGAAAAGCTGGGTCTTACTCTCTGTTACCGCACTGATGATGAGGAAGATACAGGCATTTTTGTTGGCCAG GTCGAGCTCAACAGCATAGCTGCGAGGGATGGACGCATCAGAGAGGGAGACAGAATTTTACAG ATAAACGGTCATGACGTGCAAAACAGGGAAGAGGCTGTCGCTCTCCTCTCAAATGAAATTTCCAGATCCATAGTGTTACTTGTCACCAGACCTGAAGGACAG ATGGATGGAAGCTGGCTTGATGAAGACCATCAAGATTTCCTAGAGGAGCTGAAGATGGAGATTTtagaagaacagaaaaaggagGGAATTCTTCAAACAGCTGGTTGTGTAAAGCGG TCTAAAAGACATGAGGATGCCTCAGCAAGTACCGATACAGCAACATGCTCCTCTACCATTCTGGAGAAGGACAGTGGCGTGAAATGCAGCTTTGAGGAGAGCTCCGAACCTGAATTGCTCTCTCATCCTCAAACATGGACTCAAAGACAACTTCGGGACAGGTGGGAAGCGGGCTCGCATTTGGTTCCTATGGACACCGTAAGCTTGACCAGGCAGGAGAAGGGTCAGGAGGGCAAGTTGAGCGAGAATGGAGTGGAGTGTGACCATTTCCAGCAACTCCTGGAGCTCAAGTGCCAGATCCGTAATAGTGGAGAATGCGGGTTGGTCTACAGGCGAAGCAGTACTATCGAGTGCAGCCTGACGGAGCAGGGCGGAGTGGCACGGGAGCTGCACATGCTCAACGAAGAGCTGCGCAGCATTGAACTTGAGTGCCAGAGCATCATGCAAGCCCACCAGCTGCGCAGGAGCAAGCACGACTCTCCTCGAGCAGATAAGGAAAGTAGACTGCGTCGTGCCAAGCTTGCGGATATCAACGAACACCCTGAGAGACTACAAAGTGAGAAGCTCAGAGATAAAGACAGCTCTAGTGCCTACAATACAGCCGAAAGTTCCCGCTCAACTCCACTGGGAACAGAAGGTTCACCAGATCACTCTCTACAGCATCGAGTCCACCTGACCAATCAGAGGAACCTTCGGAGTACCCAACACTTGCAGAGTCCCTACAATAGTCCCATCTTGTCTTTACCCAGCCAAAGTAGCCCTACTTGCAGTCGTGCCCATACGTACACCAGCTCCACACCACCCTTACAGACCCCCATCACCAGTCCTGGTTCACAAGGACCCAGCCAGGCCTTCTCCAGCAGCTTGGAGCAAAGCCCCAGCAACCCCTCGGAGTCCGACCCAGCGCTTCCAGCTGATGATGAGCgctgtgagagagaaagaaaccgGAATAGGATTGCAACCGCTCGGCACTCCCAATCACCCTACCACAGCAACACCACAATAACCCAGCCTCCCAGCACACGACACTACCAGAGTTACCTGCAGCTCCTACAACAAcattcctcttcctctctggaGTACTCCCAGAGCCAGCTTAGCCTCCTCAGCCTCCGTGGACGGCCTGGACCCTCGCCACCTGGCCGACTTGAATGGAAGGTCAAAGTACGAGCAGATGGAACTAGGTATGTGGCACGTCGGCCCGCACGGGACCGCATCCTGCGCGAAAGAGCCTTACGGATCCGGGAGGAACGCAGTGGTGGGATGACTACAGATGACGACACAGTCAGCGAGTTGAAGATGGGCCGGTACTGGAGTAAAGAAGAACGCAAGCAGCAGCTAGCACGGGCCAGAGAACAAAGGCGCAGGAGGGAGTTCATGCAGAGGAGCCGGCTTGAGTGCCTCAGGGAGACCATGGGGACGGCAAGTGGAGAGGTCAGCATCCTGGAGCTCAGCCATAAGAAGATGCTGAAGAAACGAAACAAGAAGATCCTTGACAATTGGATGACCATTCAAGAGCTCATGAGCCATGGAGCACGAGCACCTGAGGGCACCAAAGTTCACAATGCCTTCCTGTCAGTCACAACAGTTTAG